A stretch of the Gossypium hirsutum isolate 1008001.06 chromosome D07, Gossypium_hirsutum_v2.1, whole genome shotgun sequence genome encodes the following:
- the LOC107953330 gene encoding vacuolar protein sorting-associated protein 26C isoform X1 — MASPFQSFCHTVSVFFLFFFWVSFIYSTGVVEASIDAMSTKIDLSLSRPNRIYRPSEPLEGKILVKSASSISHYGIRMAINGSVNLQVRGGSAGVIESFYGVVKPITILSRTLEIRPSGKIVSGTTEIPFSITLRNPKEDNSERFYETFHGTNISIQYLATVDIMRGYLHKSLSATVEFIVESDKADLLNPPISPEMVIFYITQDTQRHPILPELKSGGFRITGRISTQCSMLEPLSGELTVEASVLPICSIDIHLLRVESVLLGEKIITETSLIQTTQIADGDVCRNMTLPIYVVLPRLLTCPTVLAGPFSIEFKVAIVIFFQSELSRLHPKFDPLTPRLWMAMETLPLELVRARPYASWTVES; from the exons ATGGCTTCTCCTTTCCAATCTTTTTGTCATAccgtttctgttttttttttgttttttttttgggtatcCTTCATCTATTCTACAGGAGTTGTTGAAGCTTCCATAGATGCGATGTCAACAAAAATAGACCTCTCACTCTCCCGACCCAACCGCATCTATCGCCCCTCC GAGCCTCTTGAAGGCAAAATCTTGGTGAAGTCTGCATCTTCCATTTCTCACTATGGAATTCGCATGGCCATCAACGGCTCAGTCAACCTCCAG GTTCGGGGAGGATCGGCAGGAGTCATCGAGTCCTTTTATGGTGTTGTCAAACCAATTACCATCCT GAGTAGGACCCTTGAGATTAGACCATCTGGGAAAATTGTTTCAGGTACAACAGAG ATACCGTTCTCTATAACTCTGCGGAATCCTAAAGAAGATAATTCAGAAAGGTTTTACGAGACCTTCCATGGAACCAATATTAGCATCCAG TATTTGGCAACTGTAGATATAATGAGAGGATACCTGCACAAATCATTATCTGctacagtggaattcatagtagAAAGTGATAAAG CTGATCTTCTTAATCCACCAATTTCTCCTGAGATGGTTATCTTTTACATTACTCAGGACACTCAAAGACATCCTATACTTCCAGAACTGAAATCAG GTGGCTTTCGTATCACAGGAAGAATATCCACGCAATGTTCGATGCTTGAACCTCTCAGTGGAGAACTAACAGTGGAAGCATCTGTGCTTCCCATTTGTTCTATTGACATTCACTTACTTCGTGTAGAGTCAGTTCTTCTTGGGGAAAAAATCATCACTGAAACTTCTTTGATACAGACTACACAG ATAGCAGATGGAGATGTCTGTCGCAATATGACTTTGCCAATATATGTTGTATTACCCCGTCTTTTGACTTGTCCAACTGTCTTAGCCGG TCCATTCTCTATCGAATTCAAAGTTGCAATAGTCATCTTCTTTCAGTCTGAATTATCCAGATTACATCCAAAATTTGATCCACTAACTCCAAGATTATGG ATGGCAATGGAAACTCTCCCACTTGAACTTGTTCGAGCAAG GCCTTATGCATCTTGGACTGTAGAAAGCTGA
- the LOC107953330 gene encoding vacuolar protein sorting-associated protein 26C isoform X2 produces the protein MASPFQSFCHTVSVFFLFFFWVSFIYSTGVVEASIDAMSTKIDLSLSRPNRIYRPSEPLEGKILVKSASSISHYGIRMAINGSVNLQVRGGSAGVIESFYGVVKPITILSRTLEIRPSGKIVSGTTEIPFSITLRNPKEDNSERFYETFHGTNISIQYLATVDIMRGYLHKSLSATVEFIVESDKADLLNPPISPEMVIFYITQDTQRHPILPELKSGGFRITGRISTQCSMLEPLSGELTVEASVLPICSIDIHLLRVESVLLGEKIITETSLIQTTQIADGDVCRNMTLPIYVVLPRLLTCPTVLAGPFSIEFKVAIVIFFQSELSRLHPKFDPLTPRLWMAMETLPLELVRARER, from the exons ATGGCTTCTCCTTTCCAATCTTTTTGTCATAccgtttctgttttttttttgttttttttttgggtatcCTTCATCTATTCTACAGGAGTTGTTGAAGCTTCCATAGATGCGATGTCAACAAAAATAGACCTCTCACTCTCCCGACCCAACCGCATCTATCGCCCCTCC GAGCCTCTTGAAGGCAAAATCTTGGTGAAGTCTGCATCTTCCATTTCTCACTATGGAATTCGCATGGCCATCAACGGCTCAGTCAACCTCCAG GTTCGGGGAGGATCGGCAGGAGTCATCGAGTCCTTTTATGGTGTTGTCAAACCAATTACCATCCT GAGTAGGACCCTTGAGATTAGACCATCTGGGAAAATTGTTTCAGGTACAACAGAG ATACCGTTCTCTATAACTCTGCGGAATCCTAAAGAAGATAATTCAGAAAGGTTTTACGAGACCTTCCATGGAACCAATATTAGCATCCAG TATTTGGCAACTGTAGATATAATGAGAGGATACCTGCACAAATCATTATCTGctacagtggaattcatagtagAAAGTGATAAAG CTGATCTTCTTAATCCACCAATTTCTCCTGAGATGGTTATCTTTTACATTACTCAGGACACTCAAAGACATCCTATACTTCCAGAACTGAAATCAG GTGGCTTTCGTATCACAGGAAGAATATCCACGCAATGTTCGATGCTTGAACCTCTCAGTGGAGAACTAACAGTGGAAGCATCTGTGCTTCCCATTTGTTCTATTGACATTCACTTACTTCGTGTAGAGTCAGTTCTTCTTGGGGAAAAAATCATCACTGAAACTTCTTTGATACAGACTACACAG ATAGCAGATGGAGATGTCTGTCGCAATATGACTTTGCCAATATATGTTGTATTACCCCGTCTTTTGACTTGTCCAACTGTCTTAGCCGG TCCATTCTCTATCGAATTCAAAGTTGCAATAGTCATCTTCTTTCAGTCTGAATTATCCAGATTACATCCAAAATTTGATCCACTAACTCCAAGATTATGG ATGGCAATGGAAACTCTCCCACTTGAACTTGTTCGAGCAAG GGAAAGATGA
- the LOC107953329 gene encoding ABC transporter G family member 11, with translation MRNSASNVMMEIESNKPAGNGMVIGGLSPLSETLWREKTNTEFVGDVSARLTWKDLTVMVTLNNGETQKVLEGLTGYAEPGTLTALMGPSGSGKSTLLDAVSSRLAANAFLSGTILLNGRKTKLSFGTAAYVTQDDNLIGTLTVRETISYSARLRLPDKMPWSEKRALVESTIIEMGLQDCADTVIGNWHLRGISGGEKRRVSIALEILMRPRLLFLDEPTSGLDSASAFFVTQTLRGLSRDGRTVIASVHQPSSEVFELFDQLYLLSGGKTVYFGQASEAYEFFARAGFPCPALRNPSDHFLRCINSDFDKVKATLKGSMKLRFEASDDPLEKITTAEAIRKLTDFYRTSQQCYAAKERVDEISKVKGTVLDSGGSQASFLMQSYTLTKRSFINMSRDFGYYWLRLLIYVVVTVCIGTIYLNIGTSYNSILARGSCASFVFGFVTFMSIGGFPSFVEDMKVFQRERLNGHYGVTAFVIGNTISAMPFLIMITFISGTICYFMVRLHPGLEHYLFFVLCLYASVTVVESLMMAIASIVPNFLMGIIIGAGIQGIFMLVSGYFRLPNDIPKPVWRYPMSYISFHFWALQGQYQNDLKGLLFKNQSPELPQIPGEYILENVFQINVRRSKWIDLSVIFSMIIIYRIIFFLMIKISEDVTPWIRGLIARRRMQQKNGIQNTTVAPDGLTQSPSLRTYVATTRDKR, from the exons ATGAGGAATTCAGCAAGCAATGTTATGATGGAGATAGAATCCAATAAACCAGCAGGGAATGGGATGGTGATCGGTGGTTTAAGTCCTTTAAGTGAAACCTTATGGAGAGAGAAGACTAACACTGAGTTTGTAGGAGATGTATCAGCCAGACTCACTTGGAAAGATCTCACCGTAATGGTAACTCTCAACAATGGTGAAACTCAAAAAGTACTTGAAGGACTCACTGGTTATGCTGAACCAGGTACTTTAACAGCTCTAATGGGTCCTTCAGGCTCTGGCAAATCAACCCTTCTTGATGCGGTTTCAAGTCGTTTAGCTGCCAATGCTTTCCTATCAGGAACCATTCTTCTCAATGGTCGTAAAACCAAGCTTTCCTTCGGGACCGCA GCCTATGTGACTCAAGATGATAACTTGATTGGTACACTGACTGTTCGAGAAACAATCTCTTATTCGGCTCGATTACGTTTGCCTGATAAGATGCCATGGTCCGAGAAGCGAGCCCTTGTTGAAAGTACTATTATCGAGATGGGGCTCCAAGATTGTGCCGATACCGTCATCGGGAATTGGCATTTACGTGGGATTAGTGGAGGAGAAAAGAGGAGGGTTAGCATAGCTCTTGAAATTCTAATGAGGCCTAGATTGCTATTTCTTGATGAACCAACCAGTGGACTTGACAG TGCTTCGGCATTTTTCGTAACCCAGACATTACGAGGGCTGTCAAGAGATGGTAGAACAGTGATTGCTTCAGTCCATCAACCCAGTAGTGAAGTGTTTGAGCTATTTGATCAGTTGTATTTGCTGTCAGGGGGCAAAACTGTTTATTTTGGTCAAGCATCTGAAGCATACGAG TTCTTTGCTCGAGCTGGATTTCCATGCCCTGCCTTGAGAAACCCATCTGATCATTTTCTTAGATGTATCAATTCTGATTTTGACAAGGTTAAGGCTACTCTTAAAGGTTCCATGAAATTACGG TTCGAGGCAAGCGATGATCCACTTGAGAAAATAACCACAGCCGAAGCCATCCGAAAACTTACTGATTTCTACCGAACATCTCAACAATGTTACGCTGCAAAGGAAAGGGTTGATGAGATATCCAAAGTT AAAGGAACCGTGTTAGATTCTGGAGGCAGTCAAGCTAGCTTCTTGATGCAGTCATACACTTTAACCAAACGCTCATTCATCAACATGTCCAGAGACTTTGGCTATTATTGGCTGAGACTACTAATATATGTTGTAGTCACTGTCTGTATTGGAACCATTTATCTCAATATTGGAACCAGCTACAACTCAATTCTG GCAAGGGGTTCATGTGCATCTTTTGTTTTCGGTTTTGTCACATTCATGTCAATTGGTGGGTTCCCTTCTTTTGTAGAGGACATGAAG GTTTTTCAAAGGGAAAGGTTAAATGGGCACTATGGTGTCACCGCATTTGTTATTGGGAATACAATCTCAGCTATGCCATTCCTCATTATGATCACTTTCATCTCTGGAACTATTTGTTACTTCATGGTTCGTCTTCACCCGGGTTTGGAACATTATTTGTTCTTCGTATTGTGCCTTTATGCTAGTGTTACTGTGGTTGAGAGCTTGATGATGGCCATAGCCAGTATTGTCCCTAATTTTCTGATGGGTATTATCATAGGAGCAGGGATTCAG GGAATATTCATGCTTGTTTCTGGGTACTTCAGGCTCCCGAATGATATCCCAAAACCTGTCTGGCGTTACCCAATGTCCTACATCAGCTTCCATTTCTGGGCTCTACAG GGGCAATACCAAAATGATCTAAAGGGATTGCTATTCAAGAACCAGTCCCCAGAGCTTCCCCAGATCCCTGGTGAATACATACTGGAAAACGtgttccaaatcaatgtaagacGGTCCAAGTGGATCGATCTGAGTGTTATATTCAGCATGATCATAATATATCGAATCATATTCTTCTTGATGATAAAGATCAGTGAGGATGTTACACCATGGATCAGAGGTTTGATAGCCAGGAGAAGGATGCAACAGAAGAATGGAATACAGAACACGACGGTGGCACCTGATGGTCTCACCCAGTCACCTTCCTTGAGAACATACGTAGCTACCACAAGGGATAAAAGATAG